The Macaca nemestrina isolate mMacNem1 chromosome 12, mMacNem.hap1, whole genome shotgun sequence genome contains a region encoding:
- the LOC105476144 gene encoding galactosylgalactosylxylosylprotein 3-beta-glucuronosyltransferase 1 isoform X2 codes for MPKRRDILAIVLIVLPWTLLITVWHQSTLAPLLAVHKDEGSDPRREAPPGSDPREYCMSDRDIVEVVRTEYVYTRPPPWSDTLPTIHVVTPTYSRPVQKAELTRMANTLLHVPNLHWLVVEDAPRRTPLTARLLRDTGLNYTHLHVETPRNYKLRGDARDPRIPRGTMQRNLALRWLRETFPRNSSQPGVVYFADDDNTYSLELFEEMRSTRRVSVWPVAFVGGLRYEAPRVNGAGKVVGWKTVFDPHRPFAIDMAGFAVNLRLILQRSQAYFKLRGVKGGYQESSLLRELVTLNDLEPKAANCTKILVWHTRTEKPVLVNEGKKGFTDPSVEI; via the exons ATGCCGAAGAGACGGGACATCCTAGCGATCGTCCTCATCGTGCTGCCCTGGACTCTGCTCATCACGGTCTGGCACCAGAGCACCCTCGCACCCCTGCTTGCGGTGCATAAGG ATGAGGGCAGCGACCCCCGACGCGAAGCGCCGCCCGGCTCGGACCCCAGAGAGTACTGCATGTCCGACCGCGACATCGTGGAGGTGGTGCGCACCGAGTACGTGTACACGCGGCCGCCGCCGTGGTCCGACACGCTGCCCACCATCCACGTGGTGACGCCCACCTACAGCCGCCCGGTGCAGAAGGCCGAGCTGACGCGCATGGCCAACACGCTGCTGCACGTGCCCAACCTGCACTGGCTGGTGGTGGAGGACGCGCCGCGCCGGACCCCGCTGACCGCGCGCCTGCTGCGCGACACCGGCCTCAACTACACGCACCTGCACGTGGAGACGCCCCGCAACTACAAGCTGCGAGGAGACGCCCGCGACCCACGCATCCCGCGGGGCACCATGCAGCGCAACCTGGCCCTGCGCTGGCTGCGCGAGACTTTCCCGCGCAACTCCAGCCAGCCCGGCGTGGTGTACTTCGCGGACGACGACAACACCTACAGCCTGGAGCTCTTCGAGGAG ATGCGCAGCACCAGGAGGGTGTCCGTGTGGCCCGTCGCTTTCGTGGGTGGCCTGCGGTACGAGGCCCCACGGGTGAACGGGGCAGGGAAGGTGGTCGGCTGGAAGACGGTGTTTGACCCCCACCGGCCATTTGCAATAGACATGGCTGGATTTGCAGTCAACCTGCGGCTCATTCTGCAGCGAAGCCAGGCCTACTTCAAGCTGCGAGGTGTGAAGGGAGGCTACCAGGAAAGCAGCCTCCTTCGAGAACTTGTCACCCTCAATGACCTGGAGCCCAAGGCAGCCAACTGCACCAAG ATCCTGGTGTGGCACACACGGACAGAGAAGCCAGTGCTGGTGAATGAGGGCAAGAAGGGCTTCACTGACCCCTCGGTGGAGATCTGA
- the LOC105476144 gene encoding galactosylgalactosylxylosylprotein 3-beta-glucuronosyltransferase 1 isoform X1: MGNEEPWVQPALEMPKRRDILAIVLIVLPWTLLITVWHQSTLAPLLAVHKDEGSDPRREAPPGSDPREYCMSDRDIVEVVRTEYVYTRPPPWSDTLPTIHVVTPTYSRPVQKAELTRMANTLLHVPNLHWLVVEDAPRRTPLTARLLRDTGLNYTHLHVETPRNYKLRGDARDPRIPRGTMQRNLALRWLRETFPRNSSQPGVVYFADDDNTYSLELFEEMRSTRRVSVWPVAFVGGLRYEAPRVNGAGKVVGWKTVFDPHRPFAIDMAGFAVNLRLILQRSQAYFKLRGVKGGYQESSLLRELVTLNDLEPKAANCTKILVWHTRTEKPVLVNEGKKGFTDPSVEI, from the exons ATGG GTAATGAGGAGCCGTGGGTGCAGCCAGCCTTGGAGATGCCGAAGAGACGGGACATCCTAGCGATCGTCCTCATCGTGCTGCCCTGGACTCTGCTCATCACGGTCTGGCACCAGAGCACCCTCGCACCCCTGCTTGCGGTGCATAAGG ATGAGGGCAGCGACCCCCGACGCGAAGCGCCGCCCGGCTCGGACCCCAGAGAGTACTGCATGTCCGACCGCGACATCGTGGAGGTGGTGCGCACCGAGTACGTGTACACGCGGCCGCCGCCGTGGTCCGACACGCTGCCCACCATCCACGTGGTGACGCCCACCTACAGCCGCCCGGTGCAGAAGGCCGAGCTGACGCGCATGGCCAACACGCTGCTGCACGTGCCCAACCTGCACTGGCTGGTGGTGGAGGACGCGCCGCGCCGGACCCCGCTGACCGCGCGCCTGCTGCGCGACACCGGCCTCAACTACACGCACCTGCACGTGGAGACGCCCCGCAACTACAAGCTGCGAGGAGACGCCCGCGACCCACGCATCCCGCGGGGCACCATGCAGCGCAACCTGGCCCTGCGCTGGCTGCGCGAGACTTTCCCGCGCAACTCCAGCCAGCCCGGCGTGGTGTACTTCGCGGACGACGACAACACCTACAGCCTGGAGCTCTTCGAGGAG ATGCGCAGCACCAGGAGGGTGTCCGTGTGGCCCGTCGCTTTCGTGGGTGGCCTGCGGTACGAGGCCCCACGGGTGAACGGGGCAGGGAAGGTGGTCGGCTGGAAGACGGTGTTTGACCCCCACCGGCCATTTGCAATAGACATGGCTGGATTTGCAGTCAACCTGCGGCTCATTCTGCAGCGAAGCCAGGCCTACTTCAAGCTGCGAGGTGTGAAGGGAGGCTACCAGGAAAGCAGCCTCCTTCGAGAACTTGTCACCCTCAATGACCTGGAGCCCAAGGCAGCCAACTGCACCAAG ATCCTGGTGTGGCACACACGGACAGAGAAGCCAGTGCTGGTGAATGAGGGCAAGAAGGGCTTCACTGACCCCTCGGTGGAGATCTGA